A region from the Thermanaeromonas toyohensis ToBE genome encodes:
- a CDS encoding P-II family nitrogen regulator: MKKIECIIRPSRLEAVKEALGRYGIHGMTITYVLGCGLQRGKTEYYRGSVYTINLLPKVKIEIITRDNWVAEIVEIISREARTGEIGDGKIFIYPIENTIRIRTGEQGEEAIYRIGVN; the protein is encoded by the coding sequence ATGAAAAAGATCGAATGTATTATACGTCCTTCGCGGCTCGAAGCCGTGAAAGAGGCCTTGGGTCGCTACGGCATACATGGCATGACAATCACTTATGTCCTGGGTTGCGGCCTCCAGCGGGGCAAAACAGAATATTACCGTGGAAGCGTTTATACCATTAATCTACTACCGAAAGTTAAAATTGAAATCATAACCCGCGACAACTGGGTAGCAGAAATTGTAGAGATCATTTCCCGTGAGGCCCGTACGGGCGAGATAGGTGATGGTAAAATCTTTATCTACCCGATAGAAAATACCATCCGCATCCGCACTGGCGAACAAGGAGAAGAGGCTATCTATCGAATAGGAGTAAACTAA
- a CDS encoding murein hydrolase activator EnvC family protein — MRLVAILVLGFFLFAVPGNTWAASTNPQEEIKQRLKNTQSQEYALLQEIFHLDANLQALAAKKLALTTRYQTLTQELALAREKEKELTQKLAASRENFSRSLQFFQKHMVTPYLMAAILSQNWADFFIRWELLEQYMYFLLNRVYHHLSLYKEAQKIRETVERQEREVAKAALEVTQLEEKLEAMKIARQEALEKVKNQVAQYEQALFALERAWQETLPTLMALFQRFPQFPWEKLTPDKLRVNYARGTVVAEFSQQKINKVLLEGQHSLKHIKFVLSPGTLSIPGPGFLLQGTLAIAGTHNLTFTPQTLELSGVPLDKSVWDVLLPQTAFSIELPAPAFDLKFSHLEIQEGRIVLELSRI, encoded by the coding sequence ATGCGGTTAGTGGCCATCCTGGTACTAGGGTTTTTTTTATTTGCAGTGCCCGGAAATACTTGGGCCGCAAGCACAAATCCGCAAGAAGAGATCAAACAGCGGCTAAAGAATACCCAAAGCCAAGAATATGCCCTTTTGCAGGAGATCTTCCATTTAGATGCTAACCTCCAGGCTCTAGCTGCTAAGAAACTTGCTCTGACTACCCGATATCAAACTCTAACCCAAGAGCTCGCTTTAGCCCGAGAAAAAGAGAAAGAGTTAACTCAGAAGTTAGCCGCTAGCCGGGAAAATTTCAGCCGCAGCCTCCAGTTCTTTCAAAAACATATGGTGACTCCTTATCTTATGGCAGCTATTCTCAGCCAAAATTGGGCTGATTTCTTCATCCGCTGGGAACTGTTAGAGCAATATATGTACTTCCTTCTTAACCGGGTGTATCACCATTTAAGCCTTTATAAGGAAGCACAAAAGATTAGAGAAACTGTGGAGCGCCAGGAAAGAGAGGTGGCCAAGGCTGCTCTAGAAGTAACGCAGCTTGAGGAGAAATTAGAAGCAATGAAAATAGCACGGCAAGAAGCCCTGGAAAAAGTGAAAAACCAAGTTGCCCAATACGAGCAAGCCCTTTTCGCTTTAGAAAGAGCTTGGCAGGAGACCTTGCCTACCTTAATGGCCCTGTTTCAACGTTTTCCGCAGTTTCCTTGGGAAAAACTTACACCAGATAAACTCCGTGTAAATTATGCCCGAGGTACTGTGGTAGCTGAATTTAGCCAGCAAAAAATTAACAAAGTTCTTTTGGAAGGGCAACACTCTTTGAAGCATATAAAATTTGTGTTGTCACCGGGAACCTTAAGCATTCCTGGGCCGGGTTTTCTCCTCCAGGGTACGCTGGCTATAGCTGGAACCCATAATTTAACCTTTACCCCCCAGACCCTCGAACTATCCGGGGTGCCCTTAGATAAATCTGTATGGGATGTACTCCTTCCCCAAACCGCTTTTAGTATTGAACTGCCTGCTCCCGCCTTCGATCTAAAATTCAGTCACCTGGAAATCCAGGAAGGACGTATAGTACTGGAACTCTCCAGGATATAA
- a CDS encoding ferredoxin family protein, with amino-acid sequence MLEAKFPEDPLPLIEITVDNTSHISLRDLKSCLLCANKPCTYICPSQVFEWEEDSLKINYSRCVECGACQQICPENIIWEYPRAGYGVTYHY; translated from the coding sequence ATGCTGGAAGCTAAATTTCCTGAGGATCCCCTACCTTTGATAGAGATAACCGTAGACAATACCTCCCATATTTCCCTACGTGATCTTAAAAGTTGTTTGCTCTGCGCCAATAAACCGTGTACCTATATTTGTCCAAGCCAGGTTTTCGAGTGGGAAGAAGATTCCCTTAAGATCAACTACTCCCGCTGCGTAGAATGCGGCGCTTGCCAGCAAATATGTCCAGAAAATATAATTTGGGAGTACCCCCGGGCAGGCTATGGAGTAACTTATCATTATTAG
- a CDS encoding helix-turn-helix domain-containing protein: MPSLGQRLAALRKEKGLSQAQLAKLLNMGQSTIAMYEKDKRRPDAETLRRLAEFFQISVDYLLGLTDSRERPVYTLTPEAQELFSLLLREPDLQSGLADPLFRNLLKRIPDLTPEERQLLAQHWEWSLRLIERNKEMKEEENRITSKKDYNKKD; encoded by the coding sequence GTGCCCTCTCTGGGCCAAAGATTAGCAGCTTTACGCAAAGAAAAAGGCCTTTCTCAAGCCCAGCTGGCCAAGCTACTAAACATGGGTCAGAGCACTATAGCCATGTATGAAAAGGACAAGCGCCGGCCTGACGCGGAAACTTTAAGAAGGCTGGCTGAGTTTTTCCAGATCTCCGTTGATTATCTCCTGGGATTAACTGATTCCCGCGAAAGACCAGTCTATACCCTCACTCCAGAGGCTCAAGAATTATTTTCCCTCCTCTTGCGGGAACCCGATCTACAATCAGGCCTAGCGGACCCCCTCTTTCGCAACCTCCTTAAACGTATTCCTGACCTGACTCCGGAAGAAAGACAACTTCTGGCCCAACATTGGGAGTGGTCCTTAAGGTTAATAGAAAGAAATAAGGAAATGAAAGAGGAAGAAAATAGAATCACTAGTAAGAAAGACTATAACAAGAAAGATTAG
- the queD gene encoding 6-carboxytetrahydropterin synthase QueD has product MVAVTHIFTFEAAHRLEGYNGDCARLHGHTYRLEVTVKGPVKADGMVIDFSQLKALVEERIIQRIDHQYLNELFPFNPTCENLLLHFWRELEEALKILPHLTLKRLVLWESPFAYAEMEDDKG; this is encoded by the coding sequence GTGGTAGCAGTAACTCACATTTTTACTTTTGAGGCCGCCCACCGCCTGGAAGGCTATAATGGGGATTGTGCGCGATTGCACGGGCATACTTACCGCCTGGAAGTAACTGTTAAAGGGCCAGTGAAGGCCGATGGTATGGTTATCGACTTTTCGCAACTTAAAGCACTAGTGGAGGAAAGGATTATCCAGCGCATTGATCACCAGTATCTGAACGAGCTTTTTCCTTTTAACCCTACTTGCGAAAATCTACTTTTACACTTCTGGAGGGAATTGGAGGAAGCCCTTAAAATACTTCCACATCTTACCTTAAAGCGCCTGGTACTATGGGAAAGTCCCTTTGCGTATGCCGAGATGGAGGATGATAAGGGGTAG
- a CDS encoding radical SAM protein, which produces MLVKEIFLSIQGESASAGLPTIFIRFSGCNLRCRYCDTTYAYEGGENFTPEKLKARVSIYPYKRVCLTGGEPLLQPREEFQGLLDLLGEWEISIETNGSLPLERFTLKPGHRWVMDIKCPGSGEVEANRWENLKVLRPCDEVKFVLTSEEDYMWAREIIRRHSLEGRVGLLFSPAHGWLDPQNLAEWILRDGLDVRLQLQLHKLIFGPDTRR; this is translated from the coding sequence ATGCTGGTAAAAGAGATATTTCTATCCATCCAAGGGGAATCAGCTAGCGCAGGTTTGCCCACTATTTTTATCCGCTTTTCTGGGTGTAATTTGCGCTGCCGCTATTGCGATACTACCTATGCTTATGAGGGAGGAGAAAATTTTACTCCCGAAAAACTTAAGGCCCGGGTATCGATTTATCCTTACAAGAGGGTTTGCCTAACCGGTGGGGAACCTCTTTTACAGCCTAGAGAGGAGTTCCAAGGGCTTTTAGATTTGCTAGGAGAATGGGAAATATCGATAGAAACCAATGGTTCGCTTCCATTAGAGAGATTCACCTTAAAGCCGGGCCACCGGTGGGTAATGGATATTAAATGCCCAGGTTCGGGGGAAGTAGAGGCTAACCGTTGGGAGAACTTAAAGGTGCTCCGGCCATGTGATGAGGTAAAATTTGTGTTAACCTCGGAAGAAGATTATATGTGGGCCCGGGAGATTATCCGCCGCCACTCTTTAGAGGGCCGCGTAGGATTACTTTTTTCACCTGCTCATGGTTGGCTAGACCCCCAAAACTTAGCAGAATGGATTTTGCGTGACGGGTTAGATGTCCGGCTACAGTTACAGCTCCACAAGCTGATATTTGGGCCAGATACCAGGAGGTAG
- a CDS encoding methyl-accepting chemotaxis protein produces MVREEEYSLLYWLAELAPLFQACFPLDCTISVTDREKYLAYFRGQELDLKVKPGMAVPVGGTIEEALKTGRPSRKVIPEQVLGVPFKSTAVPIRDKKGQVVGALGIGVSLKNQEKLLEAANNITATLEEITATMQELAAAATQLADSQNKLLKLGENIREKIKKTDTILGFVQEVAETSKLLGLNAAIEAARAGEHGRGFSVVAEEIRKLASNSAQAVKEIQKVLEEIRKDVQAMYHQLAIISGISQEQAQSTHEAAGALETLSATAMNLRELAEII; encoded by the coding sequence TTGGTACGCGAGGAAGAATATTCCCTTCTCTATTGGCTAGCAGAGCTGGCTCCATTATTTCAAGCTTGTTTTCCCCTCGACTGTACTATTTCGGTTACGGATCGGGAAAAATATCTGGCTTACTTCCGGGGTCAAGAGCTAGACCTGAAAGTAAAACCAGGTATGGCAGTTCCCGTTGGGGGTACTATCGAGGAAGCCCTCAAGACCGGTCGTCCAAGTCGGAAAGTTATCCCAGAACAAGTTCTGGGCGTGCCTTTTAAATCAACCGCTGTCCCGATCCGGGATAAAAAGGGCCAAGTCGTTGGAGCCCTAGGGATAGGTGTTAGTTTAAAAAACCAGGAGAAACTATTGGAGGCAGCCAACAATATTACCGCCACCCTTGAAGAAATAACGGCTACTATGCAAGAATTGGCTGCCGCAGCCACCCAGCTAGCCGATAGCCAAAACAAACTTTTAAAATTAGGAGAAAATATCCGCGAAAAAATAAAAAAGACTGATACCATTTTAGGGTTCGTCCAGGAAGTAGCTGAAACATCCAAGCTTTTAGGTCTAAATGCTGCCATTGAAGCCGCTCGAGCAGGAGAACATGGCAGAGGATTTTCGGTAGTGGCAGAAGAAATCCGCAAATTAGCCTCCAACAGCGCTCAAGCGGTAAAAGAAATCCAGAAAGTCCTAGAAGAAATTAGAAAAGATGTCCAGGCTATGTACCATCAGCTCGCCATTATATCTGGCATAAGCCAAGAACAAGCCCAAAGCACCCATGAGGCAGCTGGTGCGCTAGAAACCCTTTCTGCTACTGCTATGAACTTACGTGAGCTCGCTGAAATTATTTAA
- a CDS encoding ISLre2 family transposase gives MIDIRQIVGGVLLFASGLEKLIGECKDFYELEKGIHELTQKVCSQMLTWALEQIDTRLMNERDRSLWEVVGFRAKTALSTFGEFIYRRRLYRNKETGESKFFLDEVLGWPSRAKVTPRLKELFLKLGSEVSFGRAAEILGYLAPGVSAMKVWQALQEVGEALKQEGEEKRAIVFENGEVPGGEEVAPELYIEADGVIIRLQREKEKRGEIKHIVAYEGKEEVRRGRFSLKNKLVISSLRDGEGAWEESYALIGEKWDLSQTKKIYIGGDGAEWPKQGVEYFPGAEYRLDPYHLSKHLTEALWHDEETFSKVGLAISQGNWEETRRVLEEAEKKSRGDRKKRITKLLQYLKENWAGVINSPGAQRLGAIEGQIQHNIARRMKRLGARWTTSGADRMARVLAAKANGELEQYIWRWPVEQQKLKEVAKAKAKEVERPKVEDIEKWLRVSLPALRGPYADRIWVKHVLRELTRPSLWALVG, from the coding sequence AACTAACGCAGAAGGTTTGTAGCCAGATGTTAACCTGGGCACTAGAACAGATAGATACACGGCTGATGAATGAACGTGACCGGAGCCTTTGGGAAGTGGTAGGATTTCGGGCCAAGACAGCTTTAAGCACCTTTGGGGAATTTATTTACAGGAGGCGCCTATACAGGAACAAAGAAACTGGGGAGAGCAAATTTTTCCTAGACGAAGTTTTAGGCTGGCCTTCTCGGGCGAAGGTTACTCCAAGGCTAAAGGAGCTATTTCTGAAACTGGGTAGCGAAGTATCCTTTGGCCGGGCGGCGGAGATACTAGGGTATTTAGCACCTGGGGTAAGCGCCATGAAAGTATGGCAAGCCCTTCAAGAAGTGGGGGAGGCTTTAAAGCAGGAAGGGGAAGAGAAGAGGGCAATAGTTTTTGAGAATGGTGAAGTACCTGGAGGGGAAGAAGTGGCGCCGGAGCTATACATAGAAGCCGACGGGGTGATAATACGCCTGCAGAGGGAAAAGGAGAAGCGAGGGGAAATCAAGCATATAGTAGCCTATGAAGGGAAGGAAGAAGTAAGACGGGGACGCTTTAGTTTAAAGAACAAGCTGGTGATAAGCAGCTTAAGGGATGGGGAAGGAGCCTGGGAAGAAAGCTATGCTTTAATAGGGGAAAAATGGGACTTAAGCCAGACCAAGAAGATTTACATAGGCGGAGACGGGGCGGAGTGGCCTAAACAAGGGGTAGAATACTTTCCTGGTGCTGAATATCGCTTAGACCCTTATCACCTAAGCAAGCATTTAACCGAGGCTCTCTGGCATGATGAAGAAACCTTTAGTAAAGTAGGTTTAGCGATATCCCAGGGCAACTGGGAGGAAACCCGAAGAGTACTTGAGGAAGCGGAGAAGAAGAGCCGGGGTGACAGGAAGAAAAGGATCACCAAGCTATTACAATACCTCAAAGAGAACTGGGCAGGGGTAATTAATTCACCTGGAGCGCAGCGACTAGGTGCTATAGAGGGGCAGATACAACACAACATAGCCCGGCGGATGAAACGTCTGGGGGCCAGGTGGACGACCTCAGGTGCAGACCGCATGGCTCGTGTATTAGCCGCCAAGGCCAACGGAGAGCTAGAACAGTACATATGGCGCTGGCCAGTGGAACAACAGAAATTGAAGGAGGTGGCGAAGGCGAAAGCGAAAGAGGTAGAGAGACCCAAGGTGGAGGATATAGAGAAATGGTTACGGGTATCCTTACCGGCTCTAAGGGGTCCATATGCCGACCGGATATGGGTAAAGCACGTTTTACGGGAACTTACCCGGCCAAGTCTTTGGGCTCTTGTGGGGTAG
- a CDS encoding FAD-dependent oxidoreductase, producing the protein MDSYDAIVVGAGPAGSTAALTLAQNGLSVALLERGQFPGCKNVFGGTIYAQPVAEILPAFWETAPLERPVVAEELWFLHTDSAVRIGFGSLRFARQPYNKFTVLRSRFDRWLAEKAVKAGAVLYTKAHVRDLIFDKGLFTRGPVQGVRLDNGEILLSNVVIIAEGVLPFLTTKAGLFPQLPPAYAYTLYVKEVLSLPKEKINDRFQLEDNEGAIIGMIGFPTSTAIGKAGLWTNKDTISLIVGGYLNQLASHGLSPYMLLKRLKQHPFVHKIIQGAELVEYQAHMIPKGGYTFLPKLYGDNILVAGDAALMISGRRGSDLAMLSGKYAAETIIQAKAKGDFSAKMLANYALKINEAFFMEDIKARRGNLEYYQKRSDVDYLISSTLNELANEFFTVDLLNEKEKRERLISIIRSKQFPLKTLSDLWAALHHWEAF; encoded by the coding sequence GTGGACAGCTATGATGCCATTGTTGTAGGCGCAGGACCCGCGGGCAGCACCGCCGCCCTCACCCTAGCTCAGAATGGTCTTTCGGTAGCCTTGTTAGAGCGTGGCCAGTTCCCGGGCTGCAAGAATGTGTTTGGCGGGACCATTTACGCTCAGCCTGTGGCCGAAATACTTCCAGCTTTTTGGGAAACAGCTCCCTTAGAGCGTCCGGTAGTGGCAGAGGAACTTTGGTTTTTGCATACCGATTCGGCCGTACGTATAGGATTCGGTAGTCTACGTTTTGCCCGCCAGCCTTACAATAAATTTACAGTACTTCGTTCCCGTTTTGATCGCTGGCTGGCTGAAAAAGCCGTTAAAGCAGGAGCAGTCCTCTACACCAAGGCTCATGTGCGCGATCTCATCTTCGATAAGGGACTTTTCACCCGCGGACCGGTCCAAGGAGTAAGGCTAGATAACGGGGAGATTCTGCTTTCCAATGTAGTTATTATTGCCGAGGGTGTCCTCCCCTTTCTCACTACTAAGGCTGGTCTTTTTCCCCAGCTACCACCTGCTTATGCTTACACCCTTTACGTTAAAGAAGTATTGAGCCTGCCCAAGGAAAAGATCAACGACCGTTTCCAGCTGGAGGACAACGAAGGAGCTATCATAGGGATGATAGGCTTCCCTACTTCCACAGCCATTGGTAAAGCGGGCCTCTGGACCAATAAGGATACCATTTCCCTTATAGTAGGTGGGTATTTAAACCAACTAGCCTCCCACGGTCTTAGTCCCTATATGCTTCTTAAGCGGCTAAAACAGCACCCCTTCGTGCATAAGATAATTCAAGGTGCGGAGCTTGTCGAATACCAGGCTCACATGATCCCCAAAGGTGGATATACCTTTCTCCCTAAACTTTACGGGGACAATATCCTAGTAGCAGGAGATGCTGCCCTCATGATTAGCGGCCGACGGGGGAGCGATCTGGCCATGCTTTCAGGAAAGTATGCTGCTGAAACCATAATCCAGGCTAAAGCTAAAGGGGACTTTTCGGCTAAGATGCTAGCTAATTATGCCCTAAAAATCAATGAAGCCTTCTTTATGGAGGATATCAAGGCTCGTCGTGGTAACCTGGAATATTACCAGAAACGGTCAGACGTAGATTATCTCATAAGTAGTACCCTCAATGAATTAGCTAACGAGTTTTTCACTGTAGACCTCTTAAATGAAAAAGAAAAAAGGGAACGCCTCATAAGTATCATTCGATCTAAACAGTTTCCCCTAAAGACTTTAAGTGATCTTTGGGCTGCACTCCACCACTGGGAGGCTTTCTAA
- a CDS encoding GGDEF domain-containing protein, whose product MEGIFAVGTYPWVLGGVLFYTLGAVLSLAGVYFFFLDVERTIAHLKKEAETDFLTGLYNRKYFIKRLEDTLYKYPSHGRFAVAILDLDNMKEINDRLGHQKGDEVLKAVGGALKKSVGPEDIVARYGGDEFAILFRSDGPEVKKFPERLAENLVFKIPGIGEIPVSISVGLAFYPDDGQESGTLVAVADRRMYKHKLNLHKEKDKMVYT is encoded by the coding sequence TTGGAGGGTATCTTTGCAGTAGGTACCTACCCGTGGGTACTGGGAGGGGTGCTTTTTTACACTTTAGGTGCTGTTTTAAGCCTGGCTGGGGTTTATTTCTTTTTTCTAGACGTGGAGAGGACTATAGCGCACCTTAAGAAAGAAGCGGAGACAGATTTCCTTACTGGACTTTATAATCGTAAGTATTTCATTAAGAGGCTGGAAGATACCTTGTACAAATATCCATCACACGGTAGATTTGCTGTAGCCATACTGGATCTGGACAATATGAAGGAAATAAACGATCGCCTGGGTCACCAAAAGGGGGATGAAGTTCTGAAGGCAGTAGGAGGAGCCCTTAAGAAAAGTGTAGGACCAGAAGATATAGTAGCCCGCTATGGAGGGGATGAATTTGCTATTCTTTTCCGATCAGACGGGCCGGAAGTGAAAAAGTTTCCCGAACGGCTAGCTGAGAATTTGGTATTTAAAATTCCCGGGATCGGGGAGATACCGGTAAGCATTTCGGTAGGCTTAGCCTTTTATCCTGACGATGGCCAGGAAAGCGGTACTTTAGTAGCGGTTGCTGATCGCAGGATGTATAAGCATAAACTTAATTTACACAAGGAAAAAGACAAGATGGTGTATACTTAA
- a CDS encoding helix-turn-helix transcriptional regulator → MIILITSKKTMGMVVPLRNQKLYELRLQRRLSQRQVAEAVGITQSGYAMIERGWRHPRKETMKRLAEFFGVTVDELFFRSE, encoded by the coding sequence GTGATTATATTAATAACTAGCAAAAAAACAATGGGTATGGTGGTCCCCTTGCGAAACCAAAAGCTATATGAGCTGCGATTACAGCGCAGGCTTAGCCAAAGGCAAGTGGCTGAAGCAGTAGGTATCACCCAGAGCGGCTACGCCATGATCGAAAGGGGTTGGCGGCATCCCCGTAAAGAAACTATGAAAAGATTAGCTGAGTTTTTTGGTGTCACAGTAGATGAACTTTTCTTCCGGAGCGAATAG
- the queC gene encoding 7-cyano-7-deazaguanine synthase QueC, which produces MKDKVIVVLSGGLDSTTCMAIAHAEGQDIFPLTFVYGQKHTVELEAARKVAEYYGVAERHKIINLEGLLFGSSLTDKDKDIPTGRTLEEIGEGIPSTYVPARNIVFLALALAQAEPLGARAIYLGVNALDFSGYPDCRPEFIAAFQEVINRGTAAGVEGRGIRLETPLINLTKAEIIKKGLELGAPYHLTYSCYQGTVPSCGVCDACILRLKGFREAGAIDPIPYRQFSALCR; this is translated from the coding sequence TTGAAGGATAAAGTCATTGTAGTTCTTTCCGGCGGCCTGGATTCTACAACCTGTATGGCTATAGCCCACGCGGAAGGCCAAGATATTTTTCCCCTGACCTTTGTTTATGGCCAGAAACATACTGTAGAATTGGAAGCGGCTCGAAAAGTAGCGGAGTATTACGGGGTGGCGGAACGCCACAAAATTATAAATCTAGAAGGATTATTGTTCGGTTCTTCACTGACAGATAAAGATAAAGATATACCTACAGGTCGGACCTTGGAGGAAATAGGGGAGGGGATACCTTCAACTTACGTCCCGGCGCGGAACATTGTTTTCCTAGCCTTGGCCTTAGCCCAGGCAGAGCCTTTAGGTGCCAGGGCTATTTACTTGGGCGTTAATGCCCTGGACTTTTCCGGGTACCCTGACTGTCGACCGGAATTTATCGCTGCTTTCCAAGAAGTAATAAACCGGGGGACAGCAGCCGGAGTGGAAGGCCGTGGCATCCGCCTGGAGACTCCTCTTATTAATCTCACCAAGGCGGAAATAATTAAAAAAGGGCTGGAGCTAGGGGCTCCCTACCACCTTACGTACTCTTGTTACCAGGGCACAGTGCCTTCCTGTGGCGTTTGTGATGCTTGTATTTTACGCTTGAAAGGCTTCCGGGAAGCCGGGGCAATAGATCCCATCCCTTATCGCCAATTCTCGGCTCTATGTCGATAG
- a CDS encoding YkuS family protein gives MGKRVAVERTISAIGDHLAGQGFEVDWVDMSELKPKDLQNYGAIVISGQDSNLLGREDIWTEVPVIAAEGKTPVEIAEMVRERLELTS, from the coding sequence TTGGGCAAGCGGGTGGCCGTAGAACGTACCATCAGCGCTATAGGTGATCACTTGGCCGGACAGGGCTTTGAGGTAGATTGGGTAGATATGAGCGAACTTAAGCCTAAGGACTTGCAAAATTACGGGGCTATAGTCATTAGCGGCCAGGACTCTAATCTTTTGGGTAGGGAAGACATATGGACAGAAGTTCCTGTAATAGCAGCAGAAGGGAAAACCCCGGTGGAAATCGCGGAGATGGTACGAGAAAGACTTGAACTCACTTCTTAA